In Quercus robur chromosome 10, dhQueRobu3.1, whole genome shotgun sequence, a genomic segment contains:
- the LOC126702836 gene encoding probable inactive receptor kinase At1g27190, which translates to MSFTKISEVTGNFNTNIVIGLGKIGMMYKAVLPNCWPLAVKRLHNCQSYEKQFLSKLSALGEGEHKDKILEWPLRAKIATRVARDNGVWELGFVKKDVYDFGILLLELITWKEPIKINSFSYCFNGSLFDWITHLLSNSSDNYGVIDNFLIDRGFDGEIIELLRIACTCLNPFPSQRPTMLELYNTISTFGESDGIINDSEILMQPEITIASSSIEINTISTFGERYDITNDSEILM; encoded by the exons ATGAGCTTTACAAAAATTAGTGAGGTGACTGGCAATTTCAACACAAACATTGTCATTGGATTGGGAAAGATTGGGATGATGTACAAGGCAGTGCTTCCAAATTGCTGGCCTCTTGCAGTTAAGAGGTTACATAATTGTCAATCTTATGAGAAACAATTTCTATCTAAGCTATCAGCTCTGG GAGAAGGAGAGCACAAGGATAAGATCTTGGAATGGCCTTTGAGGGCTAAAATTGCGACTAGAGTAGCAAGAG ACAATGGGGTATGGGAGTTGGGTTTTGTTAAAAAGGATGTCTATGACTTTGGAATTCTGCTTCTTGAGCTAATTACATGGAAGGAACCTATTAAAATTAACAGTTTTTCATACTGTTTTAATGGGAGTTTATTTGATTGGATAACTCACCTTTTGAGCAATTCATCTGATAATTACGGtgttattgataattttttgattGACAGAGGATTTGATGGAGAAATCATTGAATTACTTAGAATTGCATGTACCTGCCTTAACCCCTTCCCTAGTCAAAGGCCAACAATGCTTGAATTGTACAATACAATAAGTACTTTTGGGGAAAGCGATGGCATCATAAATGACTCTGAGATATTGATGCAACCTGAAATTACTATTGCAAGTAGCTCAATTGAAATCAATACAATAAGTACTTTTGGGGAGAGATATGACATCACAAATGACTCTGAGATATTGATGTAA